tggatgacaaatggcaagttactgtctgtcaagtggaaggccttcatggagttacTTCAGGTGGAAGATCGTGGTCTTGAGACTCCTGTCGGCTTTCGCCCTCACCGCAACGTcaactccactcacaagcaagccctctggccctactgcactgtgaaggttcaccctgtgactaagaaggaaacctatgagttgtctacctacctggacatccttcatcgtgtctttcgagagaccctctttcctcgcatcgggaatctggatatggtccactcctatctcgtggaaatgcttctcttctgccagcatgagaaggaagcaaacactggcgagtccctggacatttctcatgttatgtggtctgaacttctcactgccatttctgagcgcaagtgcccgatctatggtccgttcatcatgctgctcattgagaaggcctgggcACATGTCCATCCCCAGGTGATGCTGGAAACTGGAGAattggtttctcatgagatcaagcgtctgaggaagaaggatagTTGGGGCGTCCCAGCCCCTAAATCCGGGGGTCCATCTACTGCTGCTGACATGGAGACCGAGGACGGGgctgaggccgatgatgacgatgaggattatgagccttctgggacagagccctcttgggcaaagaagatcaagcgcaagatgaagaagctcttctgcatggagtctcgtggtcagtacatgactcatgtggctgagaagaaggccagggggcgtcacaaggagctcatgcgtCAGCTAGGTGCGACCGTTGTCAGTGGGTCTGAGGGCCAGATCACTGAGGAAGAGGAGTAGattcagcagcactgtccgtggaccgattccGACACCGAGCAGTTTCCGACTGAGGATGGCAGTGCAGATGACCCTGCCGGGATGTGATGAGAGAGCTCCTCGGTTTGCCttcacctggagccgtagcgtcgctctttgcccttttggtgtctcgatgccaaagggggagagagcttAGGGATTTGCTTTATGGTGTGCTTTATGGTGTCGTCGTTTTCTTTGTTGTGTCGTTGTGTTTTCTCGCGATTTGCCTTGTTTGGTTGTGTGCCAGTGAGACCTAAGTTCCAgacatatggtgtaagacatatgctaccttatcttTATCTATGTCTTTCTAGTACTTTGGTATCTTATGAGTTGCTTGTCTATCCTGTTATATTACCTGCTCTCATGTAACCTATGCTTAGGTTGTTggactataaaatatagggggagtgttgatcctaatgtGTGTGTCCTACATTCCAAAGGCACTACTAACTAGGTGCACACATTCAGGGGGATCCCGTCTATACTTTGTAGTTCTAAGTATCTGTACTTTCATGATATATCCTTGTGCAAATCCctggttgtcatcaatccaccaaaaaggggagattgttaaggcatatctctctagatgtagttttggtgattgatgacaacatgtttgcggactaatcgtgtgctttgagcatttcagagattcatcatttggcacgagacgatttctttcccctcggagtgtcattcaagacggtgtagctctttcgcttcttttggtggattagtttcgtaggagtcaccgtactatcaagagggggtccgctttggtaaggctagggtggaatcaacacgtacacatcctctttacaccctctgagcctttccgcttcattGGAGATATCTTTCCTCTCTCTTTGCGCCgagtctggtcccagcggtagtaccgctaagGGGTCACAGGCGacagtaccgctccgcagcggtagtaccgccggtgggtcctcagcagtagtaccgctacggtaccaggcccctaccgcgtcgactcgaggggtcatttTTCATGTCGGATAGTGCGGTACTTCGCAGCGGCAGTAGGGCGGCGGTACCGctcacgagcggtagtaccgcccaaccaccgcggcagtaccgctcgggtctgtcactctcctgccctccagactccatggtagtaccgcccgggagagcggtagaaccgctgtgatcagcggtagtaccgctgcctcctgcggtagtaccgccctctgcggggctgttgtggggggtaacggctggattgttccccccactatataaggaggtcttcttccccaaagttgagaTACCTCTTCcgccaaaagctccattgttgctccaagctccattttcgcccgatctctctccctagccaatcataacttgttgatttgctcgggattggttgagaaggccccgatctacacttccaccaagagaaatttgattccccccactcatccctagcggatcttgttactcttgggtgtttgagcaccctagacggttgaggtcaccacggagccatagtccattgtggtgaagctttgtggtgtcgttgggagcctccaattaagttgtggagattgccccaaccttgtttgtaaaggtccggtcgccgccttcaagggcaccaatagtggaatcacggcatctcgcattgtgtgagggcgtgaggagaatacggtggccctagtggcttcttggggagcattgtgcctccacaccgctccaatggagacgtacttcccttcaaaaggaaggaacttcggtaacacatcctcgtcttcaccggctccactcttggttatctcgtccctttactttcgcaagcttacttgtgttaaatcccttgcttgcttgtgtgcttgttgtcattgcatcatataggttgctcacttagttgcatatctagacaacctactttgatgcaaagtttaaattggtaaagaaaagctaaaaattgttagttgcctattcacccccccccccctctagtcaactatatcgatcctttcatgTGGTACTAAACACTCTGCTACAGAGAAATAACTttttaggtgtggttgaattgacaactcaactgctaagaCTCATAAATATTCTTTGTCTCCCCTTATGTCAAATCAATAAACTTGGGTGAAATGCTGCTCTCGTAGACTGTTgcgattccctatacttgtgggtcatcaatgccTGGCGAGAGCTTGCCAATAGTAAGCTAGAGCCAAGTGTCGCAGAGGCGGGACGAAAGATGAATGTTCGGGTGCCCGTGCAGGGTGGGCCGCCTATGCCAGAGAAGAAGAAGGTATAGGCGGATGGTCTGGGAAACACGGCAGGAGAAGGCACCCTACACAGGCGGGCGGCGAGACAACAACATTGAGCACGGGTGGTGAAGGCCGACGATTAGGCCTATGTTGGAGGACAACACATAAGACATCATCATCGGGCTAGGTGGGAAGGGAAAAGGTGGGGAAAGGAGGAAGAAGGTGTTGCGGCCGTTCCATCGAGATCCAACAGTTGGAGAAACCAAATGAGATTTATTTTTTCTCTTAGGCAGCTGCTTTAAGGTCCCCCTCTTTGCGGCGAACTCAAAGAAATATGGGAAAGCACCATGTTGGGGACAGAATCACTGTTTTAACCTCTTTGTCAAAGTTTAACATGATTTGACCCTCTTTTAAAAAATCGCATCTGACTTTTTTTATGACTGTCAACAAACATGGTGTTTTGGTTGCATGAAAAATGCCATGGTCCATGGCATTTACCTCCACCCCCTCTCCAACGCCATTGTTCGTGGCGTTTCGTCCTCTGCCAAGAAGAGGCCAAGTCCCACCGGAGAAATGTCAAGAAGGAAACACCATACACCATGGGATTTTCCATGCAACCCAAGCACCATAAACGTTGGCATCACCAAAAAAAGTTAGATGAGAAATTCTTTTGAAAAGAAGGTTAAATCGTGCTTGtcagagtaatgggccacgggtagcctaacccgagccccGGAACCTTTCaggacatcggggccggctgcgcccctcaagacgccaaGATAGAGCGCCGCCTTTTGGCGGCCGGCTGGCCGAACGGCCGACTGCCGGAAGACGGCCGTGCTCAGGAAGGCGGCTACAAGACgagccgactcctagcaggcggcctccagagaggccgactcctagcaggcggcctccagagaggccggctcctagcagtcggcccatggcgccctcagagtctgcgcccccattaagacgacaagacagggtgaggctgcagtatagcccatcacccccgtatccagggccgggcgtggccacagtgttccgtacaggcggagatctccgcccagcgcggcactgttgccactccccCCTGACATCATTCCTGTCAGGCGAAGCCCTGTTCCCACGACCGTCTGTCAGTACGGCCCGAAGACGGCGGGCCCTATCggtcagcgagagcccggaagacggcgaGAGCCTCACCAGTCGGGCCCGAGGGAGGTCGGCCCCCAGCAGTCGGCCCACTCTCCTTCCTCGGGGCCCACACGCCATTAACCAGAGAAGacgcggagtggctacagtgatctcccgccaggcggcgggactgtagccacgctcccctgactaagcaagcgtcattagcgttacggctacagtaaccagcagccggcaagacctgCGAGCGGCGGGGGCgacctgtcggctccgtaccagaccagtcagcggggcccaccaggtggcGAAGAAGCCGAtgaccagagagactgacagccaGGTCCTACACctggccagattaccattgtacccctggggggtaggcctatataaaccccccagggcatccatgcaaagggtggaaacctgttagaattagactcACACCTAAGGGGAGAAGAGAGCGATCCTtgccttcttccacctctagcatacagctcaaggagcaccattTGTACTCActtgtgccttagtgatcatgcggagaccccgcagagcaggattaggggtgttatctcctaggagagccctgaacctgggtaaagtgcgccggcgttcgtgtctacgcctcatcccgcttccaggcaccggcgacgttctactcgctcccaccatgataagccatccattggcatatgtcgcacccaacccccgacagtGCCAAACTTTGTTAAAAGATCAAAACAGTGATTTTAAGCCCCAGCTGCATCATCTGGAAGCCGCCTCCCGGAATGCATCTGCACAAAGGTGCACCAGACCTCCTAGCACATTTTGAAACGTTGAAAGAAAAAATGAGCACATTCGCACAACATCAATGTTTGTTGTCGCAAAATTTTGAATCAAAATTCAAAATACTGCTCGAGATGCAAAAAATGACAAATTTGGCATCAGTGTGATAATGTATCAAATCTAAAGCCAAAATTATATCACTACATACTATTCAATGTTAAATTTGTTATTTTTTATCTTGAGCAATATTTCGAATATTAATTTAAAATTTTGCGACAAAAAAACATGTGAATGTGCTCATATttttaacatttttaaaaaatATGCTACAGAGGTCTGCTGCACAAGCACGGGTGTATGAGATATTTTCCCACGCCGCGCCCACCAAACCTTCCTCCACCCGCCTCGAGGCCGTACACCACCCCGGCCGTCATCCACGCGGCGCCGTGCCGTCCGTCCCTCTCCGTCTTCCAATCCCGCACACGTCCGCACATCCCGCACCCTCCCGTCGCCACGCGCCGCCTCCTCCGCGCCCCCACCTCCCTTCCTTCGAGCCCAAGCACGGAAATTCCGTTTTGAATTTCCACGAGCCCCCGTCTCGCCCGAATAGACCAATCTATCGGAGACACCAACAGCGACATGGCTGATGCTGTTGCGTTTGTGCTCCTGCGCCGCGGGACCGTGGCGCCGGTTGCAACAACGACTCCACGACGCTCCGCGAGCCTCGCTGTCGCGCGCGCACGCGTCGCGGCGAGTTCCCAGGTGTGACTGCGACCGGGACCGGCTGCTCTGGGCCGCATGCTTGACCAGGGTTAAAATATTTGTTTCGCGGGAAGAAGCTGCGGTTGGCTCAGGCTTTGTTTAAGTTTAAGCGGTGCCGGCGGCTCTCAGATCTGCTCTACCATTTGTCTACTGGTTTCCGACGATGATGAGCGGCTCGTGATGCCGCTTGACGCGTGGCTTAGTTTACTGTAAACCCTCTGGTGAGGTGGTCTGCGTGCCTCGCTTCCCCGGGCAGGACTACATACAGGGGCACGAGCGGCGCCACGGGACACGCGGCGGGAAGGGGAGGCACCGGCGCCGGATCTATGGCTCCGTCGGACACATCTGGGACATGGTCACCGAATCGTGGCACAACAGTGATGCGTACCACTACTAGGCAATGTCGGCTATGTCGGCACCAGCGCAGCGCACTCGTCTCCATGACAGAACGCGTCGGCACATACATCGTCTCATCTCGTGTGCCATACCATCACCCAGTACCCAGCGGTGTACTATACCAGAGTCCAGACTAGAGGAGTACACGCGGCGGCACGCACCTCCTTTCTCGCGTGATTTTTTTTCCGACTAATATAATCCCAACCTCCCACCACAAAAGGCGGTCTACCGGATACGGTCTACGGTTTCCGACTAAATAACCCATCCCCATCCGCCGTCGCATCTCACTGCTCCACAGCAAACTGATTCATTCATCCACTGTGCACTCCGGTCCGATATAACCAGCGGCCGCTCTTTTCCCTTGTGTTAACGCAGCCCGCCGAAAAGCCCGCGCCGCGCGGACAGACAGGAGGACAAGTTGGAATTTATCCCCACCTCCGGCCGTTCCGCGCCGCCACCACGTGATTCCGAGCCctaggacggcggcggcgacgatggCGAGCAGGGCCGGCGCCGTgagcgcgggggcggcggcggacacGGGCGGCCCGAGCGCGCGtttggcggcggcgggggcgggggaggaggaggccggggcgGGGAAGGTGAAGCTGCTGTGCAGCTACGGGGGCCGGATCGCGCCGAGGTCGGGGGACGGGGCGCTGCGCTACGTGGGCGGCCAGATGCGCCTCATCTCCGTGCCCCGCGCCGCCTCCTTCGCTGACCTCATGCGCAAGGTCGAGGCCGTCGACGACGCCGCCGgacccgcccccgccgccgccggcggggGGGCGCTCGTCAAGTACCAGCTCCCCGGGGAGGACCTGGACTCGCTCGTCTCGGTGTCCTGCGCCGAGGACTACGACAACATGCTGGAGGAGTACGAGAAGctggccgccgccgcgcccgacggCTCCGCCAAGCTCCGGGTCTTCCTCTTCCCGGCCGACTCCGCCTCCGGCTCCGGCTCGCACCCCGCCGCCGTCGACGAGGCCGGGCAGCGCTACATCGACGCCATCAACTGCGTCTCCGCGGACGCCGTCCGCCGCAGGGAGAGCGGCTCCTCCGCGCACAACTCCGAGGCCTCCGAGCCCGCCGGCCTCGCCGAAGGTATGTCGCCGCGGGCCGTGCCGCCCCCTTCCGTCCCGCCTGAATATTTGTATTCGGCTGGGAGCCACACCAACCATGCTAGCCCCTTTCCGCAGTCGCTAGGATTTAGTGCTGTCGCAGCGTCAGCTCCGGCAATGGGCATTCCTGCGCACAAACCCGTGTTGCTTAGGCCGGAGCCGCAACCGCTGCAGCCTCACCAAGTTGCTTCctatgcgccgccgccgccgcatcagCCGGCTCCGGTTGCCTCTTATGCACAGCATCAGCAGCCGGCTCAACAAGTTGCCTCTTATGCGCCGCCACTGCAGCCTCAGGTTGCCTCTTACGCGCCGCCGCAGCAGCTGCCTCAGGTTGCTTCTtatgcgccgccgccgcagctgccTCAGGTTACTGCTTATACTTCGCAAATGCCACAATCATACATAGAGCCTCAACAAATCCAGTACGTCAATGCACAGCAATTTGGTCTGCATGGTGTATCTCAATCCGCTAATCTGATGCCTGCGCACATGAGCCAGTATGTGCCCAGTACTCTGGGTACGAACTCCATGGCGACCACGGGTGCCCAAATTGGTGCTTTGAGGCCTGTTTCTGCAGGTACAGAGCGGGTTTTGGAGAATCTTCATTTCTCACGGCCAATGCAAACTCCAGTTGATCCGAATTACAGGGTGCTGCAGCCACTTTCAGAGCTTCCTCCTCTGCCTCATACGACTTTGCAGGCAAGTGATGCTCAGAGGTATGGCGTCCAGACGGTACTCACAAGCACGGCAAGCTCACCAGTGATAACGAGCTCGAGGGCATTCCCAGTGGTGGTAAGCTCGGCTACCGTGCCAACAGTGAGGTACGATGACTGCATGATGTGCCAGAAAATACTGCCGCATGCCCATTCGGATAACATGATACAGGAGCAGGGAAATCCTCGCGCACTGAATTATCCTGATGTTAGTCCAGTGTTTTACAGCCTCCATCAAGAGGATGCAACCAAACAACAGGTTCCAGCTGCGGTTCCAGTAACATCTGCTAATTACATATCAGAACCCAGAGCCGAGAGCACAGCAGGGATGACCCAGTTTGATCCAAAACTTTCTGCCAGAAATCCAGCAGTTCAAGCAGCACCATCTCAAGATGCAGGAACGTTGGTTCAACCCACCATGGTTACTGTACCTCTTTCCAGTATACCTACTTCAAATGGAGTTTTTGTAGGGCAACCTCCACACACGCTTGCTGAAGATTTTCTCATGTACCAACGTCAGCAGCAACACCCTTACAGTATGCAAACAACTCAAGTCCTGGCAAATGGAGTCAGCAGCAATCCACAAGGGATTGATGCTAGTGCATTTAAGAATTCAAATCATCCAGTAGCAGAACCAATTGGAGAATATGCTCATGATGTTCCTCATGATTATGTCAGAGCTATCGATGCTCGGATGCAAGGAATTCAGTTAGGTCCTATTGCTCCTCCAGAATCTATTGTGCAAGGGAAGTCAGCTATTCCCCATGGTGCTGTTGGCGATGGGATAGTTGAGAAGCCACCTGTTATTATTGATGGCAGTCCCATATACAAATCTCAAGCTGGAGGTTATCACATGGGCACTAGCAATGCTTTTCCTGTCCCTTCTTTTATCCTAGAGGACAATGTTGTGAGACATACTGAACAACCACCTCCCTCTCGAAATGTTGGTGCGAACAACGTCTATCCTGAGGTTATCCAGCAGCCAAGTATGTTACTCAAGAACAACCTTGGTGTGCCCATTGAACATCCTGTTCCGAGCGAAAGATTTCTTGTGAGGCCTGCTTACTCTGGTGTTCAGTCTCCTGCTGGACCTCCTGCACATCATCCTGGGGAAATGCTGAATGGCATGGTTTCCGCTCCCTATAATGTTAGTAGTCAAGTTGTATTGCAGGCTGCTGCTAGTACTGATTGTGTCGAAGCTACACATGAACCAGCTTACACAGAATCTCTTTTCTCAAACCAGGATCCTTGGAAAGCAATTGGAAATGCTTCGGCAGTACCTCCAACATCAAACATGTTGGCTAAGGAACATGTTCTTTCTGGAGATCCATATGTGGATGGCCATGTTCCTGCAATTACAAGTTCAAATGCTGCCATGCTATTAGAAGAAGGCAATCTTCCACTCATTCATGACCCTACTTTCAAGGATATATACCCAGAACCTGCTCAAATAAGCAAAGGTTGGTACAGTATACTATCTTATCGTATATAATTTGGTTTGCACTACAGACTGAACTGTTACATCCTTTAAGAATTGAAATGAACTAACATCAATATTTTTGTCGTCATTTGATTTTGTCTCTGAAAGGATATGGAGAAGAAATTGTCAAACGTCAATTACAAGCTGTCGCTGAAGGTGTGGCAGCATCTGTTCTGCAGTCACCATTTCCTGAAAAACCAACTGAATTTTCTGGGGATCACAAAGATTTGCCTGGAGATGTAATTGATCCAAAAAATGAGGTTGGTGGCAattctttcttttctttgtagcTTGATCAGTTGTAATagtgatttatttattttgttcaGGATGCGCCGAGCAAACAGTCAGACAAAACAAGCCAAGGAGTTCCAGTTCTAGATGACATCGATAACCTTCAGGTTGTTGACGATTTACAAGTTGATTATATGTGTGCTTTCCATATGCACTTCTAAATACATACATCACCCTTACCTACGCGTTTACAATTGCAGATAATAAAGAACAGTGATCTTGAAGAATTGCGTGAACTAGGTTCTGGAACCTTTGGTACCGTTTACCATGGAAAATGGAGAGGTTCTGATGTCGCTATAAAAAGGATAAGCGATCGATGTTTTGTTGGGAAGCCTTCTGAGGAACAGCGCATGGTCCGTGTTAAACTTATGGCCGCTTTTTTTCAATCTTCAGTTCATCTCGTTCTAACTTTGTCTAACTTTGTCGTACCTGCAGAAAACCGATTTCTGGAATGAAGCTTGCAAGCTTTCATCGTTGCACCATCCAAATGTCGTTGCTTTTTACGGTGTTGTTCTGGATGGACCAGGTGGATCTGTTGCAACAGTCACTGAGTACATGGCTAATGGTTCGCTTCGACAAGCATTACAAAGACATGAAAAGTATGCTCTATCTGTTTTGTGCAAATATATGATGTTTTCATATGGTGACACTTTTAATGTCAGTTTCTTCTGTCAGCAGGATATTCGACAGGCGTAGGCGCCTGCTAATTGTGATGGATGTTGCATTTGGTATGGAATATTTGCACGGGAAGAACATTGTGCACTTCGACTTGAAGAGTGATAATCTGCTCGTCAACCTAAGAGATCCCCAACGCCCTATATGCAAGGTGAGGGTCTCCAAACTCTCCATCTCACACCCCTGTTTTCTGCATATTTTGTCAACTAGGAAAATTAGTTCGGACAATCCTTATAACTGCAACACATAACTTCTGTGCCCTAGCACCTTGTTTGTGCGCAGAAAGCGAGCATGGAGATTTTTTGATTTTGGCAGTAACCAACCGTGCTATGTTTGTAGGTCGGTGATTTGGGCTTATCAAAGGTTAAATGCCAGACACTAATCTCCGGTGGGGTGCGAGGGACACTTCCCTGGATGGCTCCTGAGCTGTTAAATGGCAGCAGTAACCTTGTTTCTGAAAAGGTTTGTTCGGCTGCATCGTACATCTAGTGCGCATGGCCCCCTTCCCATGATCCACTTCTCACCCTATTTTACCTTCACATGCTCTTTTTGCAGGTCGACGTCTTCTCATTCGGAATCGTGATGTGGGAGCTGCTTACCGGTGAAGAGCCTTATGCTGACCTGCATTATGGCGCCATCATAGGTACACTTGCAAACCTCTGCTGTAATGCACACCGCAGTAAACGCACTCGCTTGTTTCGAGTCCAATGCCTCCTTTTATTTCTCTGAACATTTCGCCAACTGCAAGCAGGTGGGATCGTGAACAACACCCTACGGCCGCTGGTGCCCGAGTCGTGCGACCCCCAGTGGAGATCGCTGATGGAGCAGTGCTGGTCAGCCGAGCCGATGGAGCGGCCGAGCTTCACGGAGGTCGTCAAGAGGCTACGGGCTATGGCGACCTCCCCCACCAAGACGCTGCCGCAGAAGTAGACTGCCCTTAGCTCCGTACATGAGCAAGGGAAAATATAGAGAAGGACGCGGCGACGCTGCTCACAATAGGATAGAGCTGGTGGGGGTTTGCCTGACACTTCATGTGGTGCTTTTAGAcactgatgatgatgatgatgatgatgaaatgTAAGAGCATGTACAGGGAGCTGCCGCGGCAACGGTTGGTGAATGTGTTATGTACCGGCTCCTGGGTGCTCCGGGACTTGTTTCCTGCGTGTGGTCGATGTGCAGAAGCCTGCTGGAACAAATGCAGAATGCAGTCTGTGGCCTGCGTTCTCTTGCTAGCTCGGATGCGTGAGCTTGCCTGTGATCTCAAAGCGTCTCGTTTTACTTTTCAGCTGTAATGTTTCCGAAACTCTGGTTTGCGCTTGGTGATATTCTCCCGTGTTTGTGAAGTTGAGGCATGGCAGCAATTGCAAGAGGTGATTTAGCTGGGTTGATATTAGCTTTGGGATCACATGCAAGCTCATGTGGGGCTAAATCACCTCTTAGACATCTTCTAAAGCTAATGCTGTCCCGACCCTCTTAGATTATATGGGGTTAATATTTTAGGAGATGCCCAAGAAGTGATTTAGCTGAGGCATGGCAGTAATTACAAGACCTGTGCGATGGTGATTTAGCTGATAACTCACCTGTGCCACCGCAAGGCACCTAGGACAGCCGCGGCGAGCACAAGCATTCAGTTCCCATGATGCTCGTCGGAGAGCCAAACATGCCTGACGTCCACCGCCAACCCTTACCCTAGCTAGAGAGGAGCATCACCTCATTGTCCCTGGCCTAGTACTGTTG
This sequence is a window from Aegilops tauschii subsp. strangulata cultivar AL8/78 chromosome 7, Aet v6.0, whole genome shotgun sequence. Protein-coding genes within it:
- the LOC109770746 gene encoding uncharacterized protein isoform X4, producing the protein MASRAGAVSAGAAADTGGPSARLAAAGAGEEEAGAGKVKLLCSYGGRIAPRSGDGALRYVGGQMRLISVPRAASFADLMRKVEAVDDAAGPAPAAAGGGALVKYQLPGEDLDSLVSVSCAEDYDNMLEEYEKLAAAAPDGSAKLRVFLFPADSASGSGSHPAAVDEAGQRYIDAINCVSADAVRRRESGSSAHNSEASEPAGLAEGMSPRAVPPPSVPPEYLYSAGSHTNHASPFPQSLGFSAVAASAPAMGIPAHKPVLLRPEPQPLQPHQVASYAPPPPHQPAPVASYAQHQQPAQQVASYAPPLQPQVASYAPPQQLPQVASYAPPPQLPQVTAYTSQMPQSYIEPQQIQYVNAQQFGLHGVSQSANLMPAHMSQYVPSTLGTNSMATTGAQIGALRPVSAGTERVLENLHFSRPMQTPVDPNYRVLQPLSELPPLPHTTLQASDAQRYGVQTVLTSTASSPVITSSRAFPVVVSSATVPTVRYDDCMMCQKILPHAHSDNMIQEQGNPRALNYPDVSPVFYSLHQEDATKQQVPAAVPVTSANYISEPRAESTAGMTQFDPKLSARNPAVQAAPSQDAGTLVQPTMVTVPLSSIPTSNGVFVGQPPHTLAEDFLMYQRQQQHPYSMQTTQVLANGVSSNPQGIDASAFKNSNHPVAEPIGEYAHDVPHDYVRAIDARMQGIQLGPIAPPESIVQGKSAIPHGAVGDGIVEKPPVIIDGSPIYKSQAGGYHMGTSNAFPVPSFILEDNVVRHTEQPPPSRNVGANNVYPEVIQQPSMLLKNNLGVPIEHPVPSERFLVRPAYSGVQSPAGPPAHHPGEMLNGMVSAPYNDPWKAIGNASAVPPTSNMLAKEHVLSGDPYVDGHVPAITSSNAAMLLEEGNLPLIHDPTFKDIYPEPAQISKGYGEEIVKRQLQAVAEGVAASVLQSPFPEKPTEFSGDHKDLPGDVIDPKNEDAPSKQSDKTSQGVPVLDDIDNLQIIKNSDLEELRELGSGTFGTVYHGKWRGSDVAIKRISDRCFVGKPSEEQRMKTDFWNEACKLSSLHHPNVVAFYGVVLDGPGGSVATVTEYMANGSLRQALQRHEKIFDRRRRLLIVMDVAFGMEYLHGKNIVHFDLKSDNLLVNLRDPQRPICKVGDLGLSKVKCQTLISGGVRGTLPWMAPELLNGSSNLVSEKVDVFSFGIVMWELLTGEEPYADLHYGAIIGGIVNNTLRPLVPESCDPQWRSLMEQCWSAEPMERPSFTEVVKRLRAMATSPTKTLPQK
- the LOC109770746 gene encoding uncharacterized protein isoform X3, with product MASRAGAVSAGAAADTGGPSARLAAAGAGEEEAGAGKVKLLCSYGGRIAPRSGDGALRYVGGQMRLISVPRAASFADLMRKVEAVDDAAGPAPAAAGGGALVKYQLPGEDLDSLVSVSCAEDYDNMLEEYEKLAAAAPDGSAKLRVFLFPADSASGSGSHPAAVDEAGQRYIDAINCVSADAVRRRESGSSAHNSEASEPAGLAEGMSPRAVPPPSVPPEYLYSAGSHTNHASPFPQSLGFSAVAASAPAMGIPAHKPVLLRPEPQPLQPHQVASYAPPPPHQPAPVASYAQHQQPAQQVASYAPPLQPQVASYAPPQQLPQVASYAPPPQLPQVTAYTSQMPQSYIEPQQIQYVNAQQFGLHGVSQSANLMPAHMSQYVPSTLGTNSMATTGAQIGALRPVSAGTERVLENLHFSRPMQTPVDPNYRVLQPLSELPPLPHTTLQASDAQRYGVQTVLTSTASSPVITSSRAFPVVVSSATVPTVRYDDCMMCQKILPHAHSDNMIQEQGNPRALNYPDVSPVFYSLHQEDATKQQVPAAVPVTSANYISEPRAESTAGMTQFDPKLSARNPAVQAAPSQDAGTLVQPTMVTVPLSSIPTSNGVFVGQPPHTLAEDFLMYQRQQQHPYSMQTTQVLANGVSSNPQGIDASAFKNSNHPVAEPIGEYAHDVPHDYVRAIDARMQGIQLGPIAPPESIVQGKSAIPHGAVGDGIVEKPPVIIDGSPIYKSQAGGYHMGTSNAFPVPSFILEDNVVRHTEQPPPSRNVGANNVYPEVIQQPSMLLKNNLGVPIEHPVPSERFLVRPAYSGVQSPAGPPAHHPGEMLNGMVSAPYNDPWKAIGNASAVPPTSNMLAKEHVLSGDPYVDGHVPAITSSNAAMLLEEGNLPLIHDPTFKDIYPEPAQISKGYGEEIVKRQLQAVAEGVAASVLQSPFPEKPTEFSGDHKDLPGDVIDPKNEDAPSKQSDKTSQGVPVLDDIDNLQIIKNSDLEELRELGSGTFGTVYHGKWRGSDVAIKRISDRCFVGKPSEEQRMKTDFWNEACKLSSLHHPNVVAFYGVVLDGPGGSVATVTEYMANGSLRQALQRHENRIFDRRRRLLIVMDVAFGMEYLHGKNIVHFDLKSDNLLVNLRDPQRPICKVGDLGLSKVKCQTLISGGVRGTLPWMAPELLNGSSNLVSEKVDVFSFGIVMWELLTGEEPYADLHYGAIIGGIVNNTLRPLVPESCDPQWRSLMEQCWSAEPMERPSFTEVVKRLRAMATSPTKTLPQK